Proteins from one Rhizobium sp. CB3090 genomic window:
- a CDS encoding ABC transporter ATP-binding protein, with amino-acid sequence MNESFLQIRGIRKEYGPVVAVQDVNLEVQRGEFLTFLGPSGSGKSTTLYILAGFENPTKGDILLNGQTLLSTPSHKRNIGMVFQRYTLFPHLTVGENIAFPLKVRRKSKAEVDSKVKEMLRLVRLEGFEDRKPAQMSGGQQQRVALARALAYDPPVLLMDEPLSALDKKLREEIQHEIRRIHQQTEVTILYVTHDQEEALRLSDRIAVFSKGVIDQIGTGPELYANPRTRFVAEFIGDSDFISCDLLSSTDGHATISLGGDAVFRIPVHGNAISGKRGALMLRPERIRLSRNRVQKGSLAATVSDITFLGNNVHVATETAGGEALAVRLPFGHEAITGLSRGEQVHLDFDPDAAHVFC; translated from the coding sequence ATGAACGAGTCTTTCCTACAGATCAGAGGCATCCGCAAGGAATACGGTCCTGTCGTCGCGGTGCAAGATGTCAATCTCGAGGTTCAGCGTGGCGAGTTCCTGACCTTTCTCGGACCGTCCGGTTCGGGCAAAAGCACGACGCTCTACATCTTGGCCGGCTTCGAAAACCCGACGAAAGGCGACATACTCCTCAATGGACAAACGCTGCTGTCTACGCCGTCGCATAAGCGCAATATCGGCATGGTCTTCCAGCGCTATACCCTGTTTCCGCATTTGACGGTCGGCGAAAACATCGCTTTTCCCCTTAAGGTACGGCGCAAATCCAAGGCGGAAGTCGACAGCAAGGTGAAGGAAATGCTGCGGCTTGTCCGGCTTGAAGGATTCGAGGATCGCAAGCCTGCGCAGATGTCGGGGGGCCAGCAGCAGCGCGTCGCGCTCGCCAGGGCTCTCGCCTATGACCCGCCGGTGCTTTTGATGGACGAGCCGCTTTCTGCGCTCGACAAGAAGCTTCGTGAGGAAATTCAGCACGAGATACGCCGGATCCACCAGCAGACCGAGGTGACGATCCTTTACGTCACGCACGATCAGGAGGAAGCATTGCGTCTTTCCGATCGCATTGCCGTCTTCTCCAAGGGCGTCATCGACCAAATCGGAACCGGGCCGGAACTTTACGCCAATCCCCGCACGCGCTTTGTTGCCGAATTCATCGGCGACAGCGATTTTATCTCCTGCGATCTGCTGTCATCGACGGATGGGCACGCGACGATCTCGCTGGGCGGCGACGCGGTCTTCAGAATCCCCGTGCATGGCAATGCCATTTCCGGCAAGAGGGGAGCCTTGATGCTGAGGCCCGAACGCATTCGGTTGTCGCGAAACCGCGTGCAGAAAGGCAGCCTCGCGGCAACTGTCAGCGATATCACTTTCCTCGGCAACAATGTTCATGTTGCCACCGAGACTGCCGGCGGTGAGGCATTGGCGGTGCGTCTTCCCTTCGGCCATGAGGCCATCACAGGGCTCAGCCGCGGCGAACAGGTGCATTTGGATTTCGATCCGGATGCCGCTCACGTATTTTGCTGA
- a CDS encoding NAD-dependent succinate-semialdehyde dehydrogenase, which produces MKLNDLSLFRQACPIAGNWIEAKDHQATTIRNPATGEALGAVPDLGAAETEEAIRTAVVAQKLWAKKTAGERAAILKVWHRLMIENIDDLAMILTLEQGKPLAEAKGEIAYGASFIEWFAEEARRINGETIPGHQHDKRILVLRQPAGVVAAITPWNFPNAMVTRKVGPALAAGCAVVLKPAPQTPFSAIALAVLGERAGLPPGLLNIVTGDAVAIGGALTASPAIRVLTFTGSTRTGELLYRQCAPTIKKLGLELGGNAPFIVFDDADLDAAVEGAIIAKFRNNGQTCVCANRLYVQDSVYEAFAAKLADAVAKLKVGNGLDQGVVLGPLIDQNAVLKVEVHIRDAVANGAEVISGGNRHPLGGNFFEPTVLRNVDDSMQLAREETFGPVAPLFRFRNESDVIEQANDTEFGLASYFYARDLSRVFRVAEALEYGMVGVNTGLISTAEAPFGGVKMSGLGREGSRHGIEEYTELKYVCLGGIS; this is translated from the coding sequence ATGAAGCTCAATGATCTCTCACTCTTTCGCCAGGCGTGTCCGATCGCGGGCAATTGGATCGAAGCGAAGGATCATCAGGCGACGACCATCCGCAATCCGGCCACAGGCGAGGCGCTCGGCGCAGTTCCGGATCTCGGTGCGGCGGAAACCGAGGAGGCAATCCGGACCGCCGTCGTCGCTCAGAAGCTCTGGGCAAAGAAGACCGCGGGGGAGCGCGCTGCCATACTGAAGGTGTGGCATCGCCTGATGATCGAAAATATCGATGATCTGGCAATGATCCTGACGCTGGAGCAGGGAAAGCCCTTGGCCGAGGCTAAGGGGGAGATTGCCTATGGCGCGAGCTTCATCGAATGGTTTGCCGAGGAGGCGAGACGCATCAACGGCGAAACCATACCCGGCCATCAGCATGACAAGCGGATACTTGTCCTGCGCCAGCCGGCGGGCGTCGTCGCTGCGATCACGCCCTGGAATTTTCCAAATGCCATGGTGACCCGCAAGGTCGGCCCGGCGCTTGCCGCCGGCTGCGCAGTTGTTCTGAAGCCAGCGCCGCAGACGCCTTTTTCCGCAATCGCGCTTGCCGTCCTTGGTGAGCGCGCGGGTCTGCCGCCGGGTCTCCTCAACATCGTCACCGGTGATGCTGTAGCGATTGGCGGAGCGTTGACCGCAAGCCCGGCGATCAGGGTTCTGACCTTCACCGGCTCCACACGCACGGGCGAACTGCTTTATCGGCAATGTGCGCCGACGATCAAGAAACTCGGTCTCGAGCTTGGCGGCAATGCCCCATTCATCGTGTTTGACGACGCGGACCTCGACGCTGCGGTCGAGGGTGCGATTATCGCCAAATTTCGCAACAACGGACAAACCTGCGTTTGCGCCAACCGCCTGTATGTCCAGGATAGCGTCTACGAAGCCTTCGCGGCCAAACTCGCCGACGCCGTTGCAAAATTGAAGGTGGGCAACGGGCTCGATCAAGGCGTCGTTCTTGGCCCGCTGATCGACCAGAACGCCGTCCTCAAGGTTGAAGTGCACATTCGCGATGCGGTGGCCAATGGCGCCGAAGTCATCTCAGGCGGCAACCGTCACCCGCTTGGCGGCAACTTCTTTGAGCCGACCGTCCTTCGCAACGTCGACGACAGCATGCAGCTTGCCCGCGAGGAAACCTTTGGGCCCGTCGCGCCGCTCTTCCGCTTCCGCAACGAGAGCGACGTCATCGAACAGGCAAATGACACCGAGTTCGGTCTTGCCTCCTATTTCTATGCGCGCGATTTGTCGCGCGTATTCCGGGTGGCGGAAGCACTGGAATACGGGATGGTGGGTGTCAACACCGGCCTGATTTCCACCGCCGAGGCCCCCTTCGGAGGCGTGAAAATGTCCGGCTTGGGCCGCGAAGGCTCGCGCCACGGCATCGAAGAATATACCGAACTGAAATATGTTTGTTTGGGCGGTATATCGTAG
- a CDS encoding ABC transporter permease, giving the protein MSTYIDVASETATTSKAIRPTGFGEIIPALLFVGIFFIVPVVALLLRSVLEPVVGFGNYAELLGSATYLKIFANTFIVSGLVTAISLLIGFPVAWTLAIMPSRLASLIFAVLLLSMWTNLLARTYAWMVLLQRTGLINKMLMGMGLIDQPLPLVNNLTGVTIGMTYIMLPFIILPLYGVIKKIDPTVLQAAALCGANRWQCLTRVLLPLAARGMVAGALMVFVMSLGYYVTPSLLGGTANMMLAELIAQFVQSLVNWGMGGAAALVLLVVTLSLYAVQLRLFGVQNTGGR; this is encoded by the coding sequence ATGTCGACCTATATTGACGTCGCCAGTGAAACTGCGACTACATCCAAGGCCATCAGGCCTACGGGCTTCGGCGAAATCATACCGGCGCTGCTTTTCGTCGGGATCTTCTTCATTGTCCCGGTCGTCGCGCTCCTGTTGCGAAGCGTGTTGGAACCGGTTGTCGGCTTCGGCAACTATGCCGAACTGCTGGGATCGGCGACTTATCTGAAGATATTCGCCAATACCTTCATCGTCTCCGGTCTGGTCACCGCGATTTCGCTGCTGATCGGCTTTCCCGTCGCCTGGACGCTGGCAATCATGCCCTCAAGACTGGCTTCGCTGATTTTCGCAGTCCTGTTGCTATCCATGTGGACCAATCTGCTGGCCCGAACCTATGCCTGGATGGTCCTGCTTCAACGCACCGGACTGATCAACAAGATGTTGATGGGAATGGGACTGATCGACCAGCCGCTGCCGCTCGTCAACAACCTGACCGGTGTGACGATCGGCATGACCTATATCATGCTGCCGTTCATCATCCTGCCGCTCTACGGCGTCATCAAGAAGATCGACCCGACGGTCCTGCAGGCGGCAGCACTTTGCGGAGCGAACCGCTGGCAATGTCTGACCCGCGTCCTTCTGCCTTTGGCCGCGAGAGGCATGGTCGCCGGTGCGTTGATGGTCTTCGTCATGTCGCTTGGCTACTACGTTACCCCGTCGCTTCTCGGCGGAACGGCGAACATGATGCTGGCCGAACTCATCGCCCAGTTCGTGCAGTCCCTGGTCAACTGGGGAATGGGCGGTGCGGCGGCCCTGGTCCTCCTTGTCGTCACGCTTTCGCTCTATGCCGTCCAGCTACGGCTGTTCGGTGTGCAGAACACGGGAGGGCGTTGA
- a CDS encoding ABC transporter permease has protein sequence MLLNFDRLGWWKYVLVAVTIVTAAFLLLPILFIAALSFGSSQWLIFPPPGWTLQWYSQLFADPQWLASAWTSFRIASIVTVLSVLLGLVTSFGLVRGTFMFRDALKALFLTPMILPVVVLAVALYAFFLRMGLGGTLIGFVISHLVLALPFSILSISNALEGFDKSIEDAAVLCGASPLEAKIRVTLPAISHGLFSAAVFSFLTSWDEVVVAIFMASPTLQTLPVKVWATLRQDLTPVIAAASSLLILLTITLMALVAIARKVLKS, from the coding sequence ATGCTGCTCAATTTCGATCGCCTCGGCTGGTGGAAGTATGTGCTTGTGGCGGTGACCATCGTGACGGCTGCCTTCCTGCTGCTGCCCATCCTCTTCATCGCCGCGCTTTCCTTCGGATCTTCGCAGTGGCTGATCTTTCCGCCTCCGGGCTGGACGCTGCAATGGTACAGCCAGCTTTTCGCCGATCCGCAATGGCTGGCATCGGCCTGGACGAGCTTCAGGATCGCCTCGATCGTCACGGTTCTTTCCGTGTTACTGGGGCTGGTCACCTCCTTCGGCCTGGTGCGCGGAACCTTCATGTTCCGCGACGCGCTGAAAGCGCTTTTCCTGACGCCGATGATCCTGCCCGTCGTCGTCCTTGCCGTTGCCCTTTACGCCTTCTTCCTGAGGATGGGTCTCGGCGGCACCCTGATCGGCTTTGTCATTTCACACCTCGTTCTGGCACTGCCCTTCTCCATTCTTTCCATTTCCAACGCGCTCGAAGGCTTCGACAAATCGATCGAGGATGCAGCGGTGCTCTGCGGCGCCTCGCCCCTTGAGGCGAAGATCAGGGTGACCCTACCGGCCATCAGCCATGGACTGTTTTCGGCCGCGGTTTTCTCGTTCCTGACATCCTGGGACGAAGTGGTGGTGGCGATCTTCATGGCAAGCCCCACGCTACAGACGTTGCCGGTGAAAGTATGGGCCACCCTCCGGCAAGATCTGACGCCGGTCATCGCTGCGGCATCGTCCCTTCTCATCCTCTTGACGATCACTTTGATGGCGCTTGTCGCTATTGCACGCAAGGTACTGAAATCATGA